In one Pseudomonas sp. Bout1 genomic region, the following are encoded:
- the mraY gene encoding phospho-N-acetylmuramoyl-pentapeptide-transferase, giving the protein MLLLLAEYLQQFHKGFAVFQYLTLRGILGVLTALSLSLFLGPWMIRTLQNLQIGQSVRNDGPQSHLSKSGTPTMGGALILSSIGISTLLWADLHNRYVWTVLLVTLLFGAIGWVDDYRKVIEKNSKGLPSRWKYFWQSVFGLAAAIFLYTTAPSAVETTLIIPMLKDASIPLGVGFVVLTYFVIVGSSNAVNLTDGLDGLAIMPTVMVGGALGIFCYLSGNVKFAEYLLIPYVPGAGELIVFCGALIGAGLGFLWFNTYPAQVFMGDVGALALGAALGTIAVIVRQEIVLFIMGGVFVMETLSVVIQVASFKLTGRRVFRMAPIHHHFELKGWPEPRVIVRFWIITVILVLVGLATLKLR; this is encoded by the coding sequence ATGCTGCTGCTGCTGGCTGAGTATCTGCAACAGTTCCACAAAGGCTTCGCGGTCTTTCAGTACCTGACCCTGCGCGGGATCCTGGGTGTGCTGACCGCGCTGTCATTGTCGCTGTTCCTCGGGCCATGGATGATCCGCACCCTGCAAAACCTGCAGATCGGCCAATCCGTGCGCAACGACGGCCCGCAGTCGCACCTCTCCAAGTCCGGCACCCCGACCATGGGCGGTGCGTTGATCCTGTCGTCCATCGGCATCAGCACGCTGTTGTGGGCTGACCTGCATAACCGCTACGTTTGGACCGTGCTGCTGGTGACCCTGCTGTTCGGCGCCATCGGCTGGGTGGATGACTACCGCAAGGTGATCGAGAAGAACTCCAAGGGGCTGCCAAGCCGCTGGAAGTATTTCTGGCAATCGGTGTTTGGCCTGGCGGCGGCGATCTTTCTTTATACGACTGCGCCAAGCGCGGTCGAGACCACCCTGATCATCCCGATGCTCAAGGACGCCAGCATCCCGTTGGGCGTTGGCTTCGTGGTACTCACCTACTTTGTGATCGTGGGCTCCAGCAACGCGGTCAACCTGACCGACGGCCTCGACGGCCTGGCGATCATGCCAACGGTGATGGTGGGCGGCGCGCTCGGCATCTTCTGCTACCTGTCGGGTAACGTGAAATTCGCTGAATACCTGTTGATCCCATATGTACCGGGCGCGGGTGAATTGATTGTGTTTTGCGGCGCCTTGATCGGGGCCGGCCTGGGCTTCCTGTGGTTCAACACCTACCCGGCGCAAGTCTTCATGGGCGACGTCGGCGCACTGGCGCTGGGCGCGGCGCTGGGCACCATCGCGGTGATCGTCCGCCAGGAAATCGTTTTGTTCATCATGGGCGGTGTGTTCGTGATGGAAACCCTGTCGGTGGTGATTCAGGTTGCCTCCTTCAAATTGACCGGGCGCCGGGTGTTTCGCATGGCGCCGATTCACCACCACTTTGAACTCAAGGGCTGGCCTGAGCCGCGGGTGATTGTCCGTTTCTGGATTATCACCGTGATTCTGGTGCTGGTCGGCCTTGCCACCCTGAAACTGAGGTAG
- a CDS encoding UDP-N-acetylmuramoyl-tripeptide--D-alanyl-D-alanine ligase, with amino-acid sequence MLKALKFSELTQVLSARVLSADCSFDGVSIDSRTITPGQLFVALAGPSFDGHDYLNDVAAKGAVGALVQREVADSPLPQLQVADTRLALGQLGALNRAAFTQPVAAITGSSGKTTVKELLAGILRTRGPVLATRGNLNNDFGAPLTLLELAPEHTAAVIELGASRIGEIAYTVAMTKPHVAVINNAGTAHVGEFGGPEKIVEAKGEILEGLDASGTAVLNLDDKAFETWRVRAAGRKVLSFAVHNAAADFHASTITVDARGCPAFTLHTPQGEEHVQLNLLGNHNVANALAAAAAAHALGVSLFGIATGLGAVQPVKGRTAAQLASNGMRVIDDTYNANQSSICAAIDLLTGFAGRKVLVLGDMAELGEWAEQSHREVGAYAAGKVDALYGVGPDMRHAINTFGPGARHFASQAELIHALNAAEQDKHTTILIKGSRSAVMENVVAALCGSSTEKH; translated from the coding sequence ATGCTTAAAGCGCTCAAATTCAGCGAGCTCACTCAAGTGCTGTCGGCCCGCGTCTTGTCGGCTGATTGCAGCTTTGACGGCGTGAGCATCGACAGCCGGACGATCACGCCTGGGCAACTGTTTGTCGCCTTGGCTGGCCCATCGTTTGATGGCCATGACTACCTGAACGACGTCGCCGCCAAAGGCGCTGTGGGTGCGTTGGTGCAGCGCGAAGTCGCTGACTCGCCGCTGCCGCAGTTGCAGGTAGCCGACACCCGCCTGGCCCTCGGCCAACTGGGCGCGCTGAACCGTGCGGCCTTCACCCAGCCCGTTGCGGCTATCACCGGCTCCAGCGGCAAAACCACGGTCAAGGAATTGCTGGCTGGCATCCTGCGCACGCGCGGCCCGGTGCTGGCGACTCGCGGTAACCTGAACAATGACTTCGGCGCTCCGCTGACTTTGCTCGAACTGGCCCCGGAACACACGGCGGCTGTTATCGAGTTGGGTGCTTCGCGCATCGGCGAAATCGCCTACACCGTCGCCATGACCAAGCCTCACGTCGCGGTGATCAACAACGCCGGTACCGCCCACGTCGGCGAGTTTGGCGGCCCTGAAAAGATCGTCGAAGCCAAGGGCGAAATCCTTGAAGGCCTGGACGCCTCCGGGACTGCGGTGCTGAACCTTGACGACAAAGCCTTCGAAACCTGGCGCGTACGTGCCGCCGGTCGCAAGGTCTTGAGCTTCGCGGTGCACAACGCCGCTGCCGATTTCCATGCCTCGACTATCACGGTCGACGCCCGTGGCTGCCCGGCCTTCACCCTGCACACACCGCAAGGTGAGGAGCACGTACAACTGAACCTGCTGGGCAACCACAACGTTGCCAACGCCCTGGCCGCCGCCGCTGCCGCCCATGCGCTGGGCGTGTCGTTGTTTGGCATCGCCACCGGCCTTGGCGCCGTGCAACCGGTCAAGGGCCGCACCGCCGCGCAACTGGCGAGCAACGGCATGCGTGTGATCGATGACACTTACAACGCCAACCAGTCCTCGATCTGCGCCGCGATCGACCTGTTGACCGGTTTCGCCGGTCGCAAGGTGCTGGTGCTGGGTGATATGGCCGAACTGGGCGAGTGGGCCGAACAGTCTCACCGTGAAGTCGGCGCGTATGCCGCTGGCAAGGTCGACGCTTTATACGGCGTTGGGCCGGACATGCGCCATGCCATAAACACCTTTGGGCCGGGCGCCAGGCATTTCGCCAGCCAGGCCGAGCTGATCCATGCGCTGAACGCGGCTGAACAAGACAAACACACCACTATTTTGATCAAGGGATCGCGCAGCGCGGTGATGGAAAACGTCGTCGCGGCCTTGTGTGGCTCAAGTACGGAGAAACATTAA